In Stutzerimonas stutzeri, a genomic segment contains:
- the minD gene encoding septum site-determining protein MinD: MAKILVVTSGKGGVGKTTTSAAIGTGLALRGHKTVIVDFDVGLRNLDLIMGCERRVVYDFVNVIQGDATLTQALIKDKRLENLYVLAASQTRDKDALTLEGVGKVIDELAKTFEFVICDSPAGIEKGAHLAMYFADEAIVVTNPEVSSVRDSDRMLGLLASKSRRAENGEESIKEHLLLTRYNPERVVKGEMLGVEDVEEILSIRLLGVIPESQAVLKASNQGVPVILDDQSDAGQAYSDAVDRLLGKDVNHRFLDVKKQGFLQRLFGGRE; the protein is encoded by the coding sequence TTGGCCAAGATCCTCGTAGTCACTTCCGGCAAGGGTGGCGTCGGTAAAACCACTACCAGCGCCGCCATCGGTACCGGCCTCGCCCTGCGCGGCCACAAGACCGTCATCGTCGACTTCGACGTTGGCCTGCGTAATCTGGACCTGATCATGGGCTGTGAGCGCCGTGTGGTGTATGACTTCGTGAACGTCATTCAGGGCGACGCCACCCTGACCCAGGCATTGATCAAGGACAAGCGCCTCGAAAATCTCTATGTGTTGGCCGCCAGCCAGACCCGTGACAAAGACGCCCTGACACTCGAAGGCGTCGGTAAGGTGATTGACGAGCTGGCCAAAACTTTCGAATTCGTCATCTGCGACTCTCCGGCCGGTATCGAGAAAGGCGCGCACCTGGCGATGTACTTCGCCGACGAAGCCATTGTTGTGACCAACCCAGAGGTTTCCTCCGTTCGCGACTCGGACCGCATGCTGGGCCTGCTGGCCAGCAAGTCCCGCCGTGCCGAAAACGGCGAAGAGTCGATCAAGGAACATCTGCTACTGACCCGCTACAACCCCGAGCGCGTAGTCAAGGGCGAGATGCTCGGTGTCGAAGACGTCGAGGAGATCCTGTCGATCCGTCTGCTCGGTGTCATCCCCGAATCCCAAGCGGTGCTGAAGGCATCCAACCAGGGCGTACCAGTCATCCTCGACGACCAGAGCGATGCCGGACAGGCCTACAGCGACGCCGTTGATCGCCTGTTGGGCAAGGATGTCAATCATCGTTTCCTCGACGTGAAGAAGCAGGGCTTCCTGCAACGATTGTTCGGAGGTCGCGAATGA
- a CDS encoding pirin family protein: MSTREILAISTGRATSDGAGVRLTRLFGGAAPERFDPFLMLDEFGSDNPDEYIAGFPPHPHRGFETITYMIEGCMRHEDHLGNVGVLESGGVQWMTAARGVIHSEMPQQERGAMRGFQLWLNLPAKSKLDDPAYRDFAPAEIPRLTLPSGIEAVIIAGQFRAEGIGQPGAVQRPDTEPQLFDLRLPAGSGIEPQLTDGHRLMLYVFDGEISVAGKPLGKNQLARLSDQGELRLTSSTGARVLLLAGRPLGEPIVQYGPFVMNSREEIEQALRDFRDGVFTD, translated from the coding sequence ATGTCCACACGGGAAATTCTTGCCATCAGCACCGGCCGCGCAACGTCAGACGGGGCCGGCGTCCGCCTGACCCGCCTGTTCGGCGGTGCCGCACCCGAGCGATTCGATCCATTCCTGATGCTTGACGAATTCGGCTCGGACAATCCTGACGAGTACATCGCCGGCTTCCCGCCCCACCCGCATCGAGGTTTCGAAACGATCACCTACATGATCGAAGGCTGCATGCGCCACGAGGATCACCTTGGCAATGTCGGCGTGCTCGAAAGCGGTGGCGTGCAATGGATGACGGCGGCACGCGGGGTAATCCACAGTGAAATGCCACAACAGGAACGTGGGGCGATGCGCGGCTTTCAGCTGTGGCTGAATCTCCCGGCGAAAAGCAAACTTGACGATCCGGCTTATCGTGATTTCGCACCTGCGGAAATACCACGCCTAACACTGCCCAGCGGCATCGAAGCGGTGATCATCGCCGGGCAGTTCAGGGCCGAAGGCATCGGTCAGCCAGGCGCCGTGCAGCGGCCGGATACCGAGCCGCAGCTGTTCGACCTACGACTGCCCGCCGGCAGCGGCATCGAGCCTCAGCTGACCGACGGACACCGGTTGATGCTGTACGTATTCGACGGCGAGATTTCGGTGGCTGGGAAGCCTCTCGGCAAAAATCAACTGGCCAGGCTCTCCGACCAAGGCGAGCTGCGGTTGACGTCCAGCACTGGAGCCCGAGTTCTACTACTGGCTGGACGTCCTCTGGGCGAGCCGATCGTTCAGTACGGCCCGTTCGTGATGAACAGCCGCGAGGAGATCGAGCAAGCCTTGCGCGACTTTCGTGACGGTGTTTTTACGGACTAA
- a CDS encoding lipid A biosynthesis lauroyl acyltransferase, whose amino-acid sequence MDRSLFRASFLHPRFWLLWLGLGLLWLVVQLPYRVLLLLGRGLGVVMYRTARSRRHIARRNLQLCFPELSDMDRERLLRENFASTGIAFFEMAMSWWWSRDRLQKLAQVKGLEHLQQAQAEGQGVILMALHFTTLEIGAALLSQLHTIDGMYREHKNPVFDFVQRRGRERHNLDASAIEREDVRAMLKVLRAGRAIWYAPDQDYGRKQSLFVPWFGISAATVTATTKFARLGKARVIPYTQERLADGSGYRLVIHPPLADFPGESEEADCLRINEWVEDAVRQHPEQYLWAHRRFKTRPPGEPSLYRKLPKKKAG is encoded by the coding sequence ATGGATCGTTCTCTTTTCCGCGCATCCTTTCTTCATCCACGGTTCTGGCTGCTATGGCTGGGCCTGGGGCTGCTGTGGCTGGTGGTGCAGCTGCCGTATCGGGTGTTGCTGCTCTTGGGACGTGGCCTCGGTGTTGTGATGTATCGGACTGCGCGCTCGAGACGGCACATTGCGCGGCGTAACCTGCAGCTGTGTTTCCCCGAATTGAGCGACATGGACCGGGAGCGGCTGCTGCGCGAGAATTTCGCCTCGACGGGCATCGCCTTCTTCGAAATGGCCATGAGCTGGTGGTGGTCCAGGGATCGCCTGCAGAAGCTGGCGCAGGTGAAAGGTCTCGAACATCTGCAACAGGCACAGGCTGAGGGTCAGGGGGTTATTCTCATGGCTCTTCATTTCACCACGCTGGAGATTGGTGCGGCCTTGTTGAGCCAACTGCACACAATCGATGGCATGTACCGCGAGCACAAGAATCCAGTGTTCGATTTCGTCCAGCGAAGGGGGCGAGAGCGGCATAACCTGGACGCCAGTGCAATTGAGCGTGAAGACGTACGGGCGATGCTCAAAGTGTTACGCGCCGGTCGGGCCATCTGGTACGCGCCGGATCAGGATTACGGGCGCAAACAGAGCCTTTTCGTGCCCTGGTTCGGCATCAGCGCGGCAACCGTGACCGCCACGACCAAGTTTGCCCGCTTGGGTAAAGCGAGGGTCATTCCCTACACACAGGAACGTCTTGCCGATGGTTCCGGTTACCGGCTGGTAATCCATCCGCCGCTGGCGGATTTTCCCGGTGAAAGCGAGGAAGCCGATTGCCTTCGCATCAACGAGTGGGTGGAGGACGCGGTACGTCAGCACCCTGAGCAATATCTCTGGGCGCACCGTCGCTTCAAGACCCGCCCCCCTGGAGAGCCGAGTCTCTACCGGAAACTGCCGAAGAAAAAAGCCGGTTAG
- the minC gene encoding septum site-determining protein MinC has protein sequence MSQADSPDQSPVFQLKGSMLAITVLELTQNDLERLDQQLAVKVAQAPDFFNNTPLVLALDKLPVECGLDLPALIALCRKHGLRTLALRAGDPQVIEAATELDLPVLPPSGAKERKLDLSGKTPAEPSKPAEPTYRPTRVVTTPIRGGQQVYAQGGDLIVLAAVSPGAELLADGNIHVYGPLRGRALAGIKGDTNARIFCQQLAAEMVSIAGHYKVAEDLRRDPLWTEAVQMKLSGDVLNITRL, from the coding sequence ATGAGCCAAGCCGATTCTCCTGACCAGTCCCCCGTATTCCAGCTCAAGGGCAGCATGCTGGCCATTACCGTGCTGGAGCTGACGCAGAACGACCTGGAGCGTCTCGATCAGCAATTGGCCGTGAAGGTCGCGCAGGCGCCGGACTTTTTCAACAACACGCCGCTGGTGCTCGCTCTGGACAAGCTGCCCGTCGAGTGTGGTCTTGACCTTCCGGCGCTTATCGCGCTCTGCCGCAAGCACGGCCTGCGCACCCTGGCGCTGCGAGCCGGCGATCCGCAGGTGATCGAGGCAGCTACGGAGCTTGACCTGCCTGTATTGCCGCCCTCTGGTGCCAAGGAACGCAAGCTGGACCTCTCCGGCAAGACCCCGGCCGAACCATCCAAGCCGGCCGAACCGACCTATCGACCCACTCGCGTGGTAACCACACCGATCCGCGGCGGCCAACAAGTCTATGCCCAGGGCGGCGATCTCATTGTATTGGCCGCCGTCAGCCCGGGTGCGGAACTTCTCGCCGATGGAAACATCCATGTGTACGGTCCGCTGCGCGGGCGTGCCCTGGCCGGCATCAAAGGCGACACCAATGCACGAATATTCTGTCAGCAGCTCGCCGCTGAAATGGTCTCCATTGCTGGCCATTACAAGGTTGCCGAAGACCTGCGCCGTGACCCGCTGTGGACTGAAGCCGTACAGATGAAGCTATCCGGCGACGTGTTGAACATCACCCGTCTTTAA
- a CDS encoding serine/threonine protein kinase: MRMLLCLTALLTLVVTSAQAADISVEQYGYPLSNPFEATIATTPAALRAVVPSDDDIDQADYHLRLRPEREFTLPDNFWAVKRLTYRLARQPGPAPLMFIISGTGASYSSEKTESLKRLFYGAGYHVVQLSSPTSFDFIAAASRYATPGYSPDDAKDLYRVMQAVRAQQHNLPVTEFNLVGYSLGALNAAFVSKLDETRQSFNFKRVLMVNPPVNLYTSINNLDKLVQTQVEAIDSSTTFYQVILEKLTRYYRQKGAINLDEAMLFDFQQSALRLTDEQMAMLVGSVFRFSAADIVFTSDLINRRGLIVPPEYPIDEGTSLEPFFRRALLCDFDCYITEQLIPMWRAQQDGGSLTQLVQQVSLYALEDYLHNSPKIAVMHNADDIILGAGDLGFLRRTFGERMKLYPRGGHCGNLNYRVNAQDMLEFFRG, from the coding sequence ATGCGAATGCTGCTGTGCCTGACTGCACTGCTAACGCTGGTCGTAACGTCCGCCCAGGCTGCCGACATAAGTGTCGAGCAGTATGGCTATCCGCTGAGCAACCCGTTCGAGGCAACGATCGCCACGACTCCAGCCGCGTTGCGCGCCGTCGTGCCCAGCGACGACGATATCGATCAGGCCGACTATCATCTGCGGCTGCGCCCCGAACGCGAGTTCACCTTGCCCGATAATTTCTGGGCCGTGAAACGTCTGACTTACCGCCTGGCGCGGCAACCCGGCCCTGCCCCGCTGATGTTCATCATTTCCGGCACCGGCGCGAGCTACTCTTCGGAAAAGACCGAATCGCTCAAACGCCTGTTCTACGGTGCCGGTTATCACGTGGTACAGCTATCCTCTCCGACCAGTTTCGACTTCATCGCCGCTGCCTCGCGCTACGCCACGCCCGGCTACAGCCCTGACGATGCCAAAGACCTGTATCGGGTGATGCAAGCGGTCCGAGCCCAGCAGCACAACCTGCCCGTCACCGAATTCAACCTCGTCGGCTACAGCCTCGGCGCGCTCAACGCTGCCTTCGTCAGCAAGCTGGACGAGACGCGCCAGAGCTTCAATTTCAAACGCGTGCTGATGGTCAATCCGCCGGTGAATCTCTACACCTCAATTAACAACCTGGACAAACTGGTACAGACCCAGGTCGAGGCGATCGACAGCAGCACGACCTTTTATCAGGTCATTCTGGAAAAGCTCACCCGCTATTACCGTCAAAAAGGCGCGATCAATCTCGACGAGGCCATGCTGTTCGATTTCCAACAGTCGGCCTTGCGGCTGACTGACGAACAGATGGCAATGCTGGTCGGCTCGGTATTCCGCTTCTCGGCCGCCGATATTGTGTTCACTTCCGATCTGATCAACCGCCGCGGCCTGATCGTGCCGCCCGAGTATCCGATCGACGAAGGTACTAGCCTGGAGCCATTCTTCCGGCGCGCCCTGTTGTGCGACTTCGATTGCTACATCACCGAGCAGCTGATCCCCATGTGGCGCGCTCAGCAGGACGGTGGCAGCCTGACGCAGCTGGTGCAGCAGGTCAGTCTCTACGCACTGGAGGATTACCTGCATAACAGCCCGAAAATCGCGGTCATGCACAACGCGGACGACATCATTCTCGGCGCTGGCGATCTGGGCTTCCTGCGCAGAACTTTCGGTGAGCGAATGAAGCTTTACCCGCGTGGAGGCCATTGCGGCAATCTCAATTACCGGGTCAATGCTCAAGACATGCTGGAGTTCTTCCGTGGCTAG
- the minE gene encoding cell division topological specificity factor MinE, whose protein sequence is MNLLDFFRERKKKETPANIAKERLQIIVAHERGQRTQPDYLPALQKELVEVIRKYVNIDSDQVQVALEDQGSCSILELNITLPDR, encoded by the coding sequence ATGAACCTTCTCGACTTCTTTCGTGAGCGCAAGAAGAAGGAAACGCCCGCCAACATCGCCAAGGAACGCCTGCAGATCATCGTCGCCCATGAGCGCGGCCAGCGTACACAGCCGGACTACCTGCCAGCCTTGCAGAAGGAACTGGTCGAGGTGATCCGCAAGTACGTCAACATCGACAGCGACCAGGTCCAGGTTGCCCTGGAAGATCAGGGTAGTTGCTCGATCCTCGAACTGAACATCACCCTGCCGGATCGTTGA
- a CDS encoding M18 family aminopeptidase, with protein MREELNQGLIDYLKASPTPFHATRSLARSLQAAGYKALDESETWHTEPGGRYYVTRNDSAIIAFQLGSKSVIEHGMRMVGAHTDSPCLRVKPQPELQRQGFWQLGVEVYGGALLAPWFDRDLSLAGRVTYSRDGRIESQLIDFKLPIAVIPSLAIHLNREANQGWAINPQNELPPILAQIASEDSPDFRALLADQLSREHGLVADVVLDFELSFYDTQSAAIIGLNGDFIAGARLDNLLSCFAGLQALLRAGPEESCVLVCTDHEEVGSASMCGADGPFLEQVLRRVLSDSEAFQRSINRSLLISADNAHAVHPNYADKHDGNHGPKLNAGPVIKVNSNQRYATSSETAGFFRHLCLENEVSVQSFVTRSDMGCGSTIGPITASQLGVRTVDIGLPTFGMHSIRELAGSQDLAHLVKVLSAFYSCAELP; from the coding sequence ATGCGCGAAGAACTCAACCAAGGTCTGATCGATTACCTCAAGGCTTCCCCAACGCCGTTCCATGCCACCCGCAGCCTAGCGCGTAGCCTTCAGGCCGCCGGTTACAAGGCGCTGGACGAGAGCGAGACTTGGCATACCGAGCCCGGCGGCCGCTACTACGTCACCCGTAACGACTCCGCGATCATTGCCTTTCAACTCGGCAGCAAATCGGTCATCGAACATGGCATGCGCATGGTCGGTGCTCACACTGATAGTCCCTGCCTGCGGGTCAAACCCCAACCGGAGCTGCAGCGTCAGGGCTTCTGGCAGTTGGGGGTGGAAGTCTATGGCGGCGCACTGCTGGCGCCCTGGTTCGATCGTGACCTGTCTCTGGCCGGACGCGTGACCTATAGCCGTGACGGCCGAATCGAAAGCCAACTGATCGATTTCAAGTTGCCGATCGCGGTAATCCCCAGCCTCGCCATCCACCTCAACCGAGAGGCCAATCAGGGCTGGGCAATCAACCCGCAGAACGAGCTACCGCCGATTCTGGCGCAGATCGCCAGCGAAGACAGCCCGGATTTTCGGGCCTTGCTGGCCGACCAGCTCAGCCGCGAGCATGGGCTTGTGGCTGACGTGGTGCTGGATTTCGAGCTGAGTTTTTACGACACCCAGAGCGCGGCCATCATCGGCTTGAACGGCGACTTCATCGCTGGCGCCCGTTTGGACAACCTGCTGTCGTGCTTTGCCGGACTGCAAGCCCTGCTACGGGCCGGCCCGGAGGAAAGCTGCGTACTGGTGTGTACCGATCACGAAGAAGTCGGCTCCGCCTCGATGTGCGGTGCGGATGGGCCGTTCCTCGAGCAGGTCCTGCGCCGGGTGCTGTCCGACAGCGAAGCCTTCCAGCGTAGCATCAACCGTTCGCTGCTGATTTCGGCCGACAATGCACACGCCGTGCATCCCAACTATGCCGACAAGCACGACGGCAATCATGGTCCGAAGCTCAACGCTGGGCCCGTCATCAAGGTCAACAGCAATCAGCGTTATGCCACCAGCAGCGAAACCGCCGGTTTCTTTCGCCATCTTTGCCTGGAAAACGAGGTGTCGGTACAGAGCTTCGTCACCCGTAGCGACATGGGCTGCGGCTCGACCATCGGCCCCATCACCGCCAGTCAGCTCGGTGTACGTACAGTGGACATCGGCCTGCCGACCTTTGGCATGCACTCGATTCGCGAGCTGGCCGGCAGCCAGGACCTGGCGCATCTGGTCAAGGTCCTCAGCGCGTTCTACTCATGCGCAGAGCTGCCCTGA
- a CDS encoding DUF2061 domain-containing protein: MLKTVTFTLMHFCIAFTVTYALTGSAAAGGLVAAIEPLCNSVGFYLHERVWQRLEKRQRSGDEIPSHAWLHHHA; this comes from the coding sequence ATGCTCAAGACCGTGACCTTTACCCTGATGCACTTTTGCATTGCCTTTACGGTGACTTACGCTTTGACGGGTAGTGCCGCCGCCGGCGGGCTCGTGGCAGCTATCGAGCCGCTGTGCAATTCGGTGGGTTTCTACCTGCACGAGCGGGTCTGGCAACGCCTGGAAAAGCGCCAGCGTAGCGGTGACGAGATCCCGTCTCACGCCTGGTTGCACCACCACGCCTGA
- a CDS encoding MlaA family lipoprotein codes for MLALLLLASGIACAQTPIPDEDGFTDPLRNLKFNPGLDQREFERATFDALNIYDPWESLNRRMYYFNYRLDQWVMLPAVRGYRYITPRIVRTGVSNFFRNLGEIPTLFNSMAQFKGKRAMNTTARLLFNTIIGVGGIWDPATRMGLPRYNEDFGQTLGFYGVPHGPYLILPALGPSNLRDTAGQAMDFGVERQVDYFSYAEASGGEFGLTALRLIDLRDSTSLRYGQLNSPFEYEKVRYVYTRARELQIDE; via the coding sequence CTGCTTGCACTGTTGTTGCTGGCCAGCGGTATCGCCTGCGCCCAGACGCCGATTCCCGACGAAGACGGTTTCACCGATCCGCTGCGTAATCTGAAGTTCAACCCGGGATTGGATCAGCGCGAGTTCGAGCGCGCCACTTTCGACGCCCTAAACATCTACGACCCCTGGGAGTCGCTGAACCGGCGCATGTACTACTTCAATTACCGTCTGGATCAGTGGGTGATGCTGCCGGCGGTACGCGGCTACCGGTATATCACCCCGCGGATCGTACGCACCGGAGTCAGCAACTTTTTCAGGAATCTCGGCGAGATACCAACGCTGTTCAACAGCATGGCGCAGTTCAAGGGCAAGCGCGCGATGAACACCACGGCGCGCTTACTGTTCAACACAATTATTGGCGTTGGGGGGATCTGGGACCCGGCTACCCGCATGGGACTGCCCCGCTACAACGAGGATTTCGGCCAGACCCTGGGCTTCTATGGCGTGCCTCATGGGCCCTATCTCATCCTGCCGGCACTGGGGCCGTCCAATCTGCGCGATACCGCCGGGCAGGCAATGGACTTCGGCGTCGAACGGCAGGTCGATTATTTCAGCTACGCCGAGGCTAGCGGAGGCGAGTTCGGCCTCACCGCACTGCGGCTGATAGACCTCCGCGACAGCACCAGCCTTCGCTACGGCCAGCTCAACTCGCCGTTCGAGTATGAAAAAGTCCGTTATGTCTATACCCGTGCGCGGGAGCTGCAGATCGATGAATGA
- a CDS encoding RluA family pseudouridine synthase gives MPLSNIQIVHQDAALLVINKPTLLLSVPGRADDNKDCLVTRLQENGYPEARIVHRLDWETSGLIVLARDADSHRELSRQFHDRETEKTYTALCWGEPEQQSGSVDLPLRYDPPTKPRHVVDHELGKHALTYWRVLERCGDYSRVELTPITGRSHQLRVHMLSIGHPLLGDRLYAHEQALVAHDRLCLHASMLALTHPQTGVRMRFDCPAPF, from the coding sequence ATGCCCCTTAGCAACATCCAGATCGTCCACCAGGACGCCGCCCTGCTGGTGATCAACAAACCTACTCTATTGCTGTCCGTGCCCGGGCGCGCCGATGACAACAAGGATTGCTTGGTGACACGCTTGCAGGAAAACGGCTATCCCGAGGCACGTATCGTCCATCGCCTGGACTGGGAGACCTCCGGCCTGATCGTGCTCGCGCGCGATGCTGATAGCCATCGCGAGCTGTCTCGACAGTTCCATGACCGCGAGACAGAGAAGACCTACACCGCGCTGTGCTGGGGCGAGCCCGAGCAGCAGAGCGGCAGCGTCGATCTACCGCTACGCTACGATCCACCGACCAAACCGCGGCACGTCGTCGACCATGAACTGGGCAAGCATGCGCTTACCTACTGGCGCGTGCTCGAGCGTTGCGGCGACTACAGCCGAGTCGAACTGACTCCGATCACCGGTCGCTCGCATCAGCTGCGTGTGCACATGCTTTCGATTGGCCATCCGCTGCTTGGCGATCGGCTCTACGCCCACGAACAGGCGCTGGTGGCCCATGACCGGCTCTGCCTGCACGCCAGCATGCTCGCCCTGACCCACCCTCAAACGGGCGTGCGCATGCGCTTCGACTGTCCGGCGCCCTTTTGA